TTGCGCGGGACGTAGACCAGCGTGCCGTCGGTCCAGCGCGCGGCGTTGCGCGCGGTGAACGTGTCGTGCCGCGTGACGACCTTGCCCAGGTGGGCCTCGACGACGTCGGGCAGCTGCTCGCGCGCCTGGGCCAGCGGCATGACGACCGGGCCCTCGGTGCTGGGCGCGTCGGAGGACACCAGGACGGCGCCCTCCGGCCGGCCCAGCGGGAAGGCCCCGGCGTCGGCGCTGCCGCCCGGCGCGTCCTCGAAGGCGTCGAGGTCGAGCTTGTCCAGCGGCGTGAACTCCCAGCCCGGGACGCCCTTGAACTGCGGGAGCTCGAGCTCCTGCCCGGGCTCCACGCCCTTTGCGGTGGGGGTGTCGGTGGTCGCCACTAGCCGATCGACCCCTCCATCTGCAGCTCGATGAGGCGGTTCATCTCGACCGCGTACTCCATCGGCAGCTCCTTGACGATCGGCTCGATGAAGCCGTTGACGATGAGCTTGGCCGCCTCGTCCTCCGGGAGCCCGTGGCTCATGAGGTAGAAGAGCTGCTCGTCGCCGACCTTCGAGACGGTGGCCTCGTGGCCGATGTCGACCTCGTCCTCGCCGATGCGGATCGTCGGGTAGGTGTCGGTCCGCGAGTCCTCGTCGAGCAGCAGCGCGTCGCAGACGACCTTGGACCTCGAGCCCGTGGCGCCCTTGGCGACCTCGAGCAGGCCGCGGTAGGACGAGCGCCCGCCGTCCTTGGAGATCGACTTGGCGAAGATGTTCGACGTCGTGTTCGGCGCGGCGTGGACGATCTTGCCGCCCGCGTCCTGGTGCTGGCCCTTGCCCGCGAAGGCGATCGAGAGGATCTCGCCGTGGGCGCGCTCGCCCGTCAGGTAGACGCTCGGGTACTTCATGGTGAGCTTCGACCCGAGGTTGCAGTCGACCCACTCGACCGTCGCGTCGGCCTCGGCGACCGCGCGCTTCGTGACGAGGTTGAAGACGTTCTGCGACCAGTTCTGGACGGTCGTGTAGCGGATGCGCGCACCCGGCTTGGCGATGAGCTCGACGACCGCGGAGTGCAGCGAGTCGCTCGACCACACCGGGGCGGTGCAGCCCTCGACGTAGTGCACGTAGGAGCCCTCGTCGGCGATGATCAGCGTCCGCTCGAACTGGCCCATGTTCTCCGTGTTGATGCGGAAGTAGGCCTGC
The DNA window shown above is from Conexibacter sp. SYSU D00693 and carries:
- the sufB gene encoding Fe-S cluster assembly protein SufB — translated: MATTPDAIQSQKELTPEEASLRNLGSDYEERYGFHDAENYLYKAPKGINREIVEKISEFKSEPQWMREFRLKALDHFLSRPQPTWGSPMLAEVDYDDIHYFVRASEKASRTWDEVPEDVKKTFDRLGIPEAERKFLAGVGAQYESEVVYHQVREDLEQQGVVFMDMDSGLREHEDLVREHFATIIPANDNKLAALNSAVWSGGSFVYVPPGVHVEMPLQAYFRINTENMGQFERTLIIADEGSYVHYVEGCTAPVWSSDSLHSAVVELIAKPGARIRYTTVQNWSQNVFNLVTKRAVAEADATVEWVDCNLGSKLTMKYPSVYLTGERAHGEILSIAFAGKGQHQDAGGKIVHAAPNTTSNIFAKSISKDGGRSSYRGLLEVAKGATGSRSKVVCDALLLDEDSRTDTYPTIRIGEDEVDIGHEATVSKVGDEQLFYLMSHGLPEDEAAKLIVNGFIEPIVKELPMEYAVEMNRLIELQMEGSIG